A portion of the Limanda limanda chromosome 3, fLimLim1.1, whole genome shotgun sequence genome contains these proteins:
- the dis3l gene encoding DIS3-like exonuclease 1 — MIKTEKVLHLKSSRGRKVRVVREHYLREGVACGSCACQAACDNEGKRLPDDLTHYVLPDVSVVVDFLELLEFRELQGIIFTQTACQAVQTSRGRRQYNRLRTLLKDPRHDCVLFANEFQEYSYCPREKGESQDKWQSRCVYSAAVWYFNHLAGLMDIVMITDDQEAVTRYSSLNSGVYVVSVQEYLQSFWPELPAAGELYASVRQALQEKESEGKEGEFTEHLPPEVLEAGIKSGRYIQGTLNVSKHRAQTEAFIRTEDSSNKSSGGSGVLVSGDKNRNRAMHGDVVVVELLPKSEWRGKTSTLTEARGEEKSGEGGDSQPLPTGRVVGVLQRSWRDYVVTFPPRDATQPQSRNSQRILAVPWDHRIPKIRISTQQADALQGHRVMVRIDSWESSSLYPNGHSVRVLGRAGELETEVQTILIENCIHVPAFSDAQLKEMPLSSPEKPWRVDPVQVAERRDLRDHLVFSIDPLGCEDVDDTLSVRRLAGGTLLELGVHIADVTHFVGEGSLTDLEARTRATTYYLADRRYDMLPAVLSADLCSLLGGVDRYAMSVLWELDAQTLAVNQVWFGRTIIRSSYQLHYELAQALLHGEKVEVKELERLGSEEKEVKLTELTRALETLTHVARHLRAQRDRGGALELEGVEVRAQLDEGGNITALVPRQPLEVHETVAECMIYANHWVARKIQEAFPHQALLRFHPPPRQEFFGQLVESAKAGGYTIDTRTNKALADSLDRAVDPQDPLVNRLLRMMTTQAMSEALYFSTGAQPVDQFYHYGLALDRYTHFTSPIRRYADVVVHRLLTAALAAERGGGPGRAASSNKELEEMAQHINNRNRAAKRAQKLSTELFQCLYFKERDPQTDRRCVADAVIYSIRDNGVLVFVSEYGVKGPVYLKNREGLVVASGPDGGCEWQSGSVRRSHDHISTASSCGTSTFRLFDHVTVRISVHSSHCHADRLDLELVSNRPHRSAAAAPPQQPSAQGRSQLVQEVVRLAEEATQQKAARRPKLSREEREFSQSKTPNLYSLLEEVRELALRDLDLDLDLDPVPPVCASTA; from the exons ATGATTAAAACCGAGAAGGTTCTGCACCTGAAGAGCAGCCGAGGCCGGAAAGTCCGAGTGGTCCGTGAACACTACCTGAGGGAGGGCGTGGCCTGCGGCAGCTGCGCCTGCCAGGCGGCCTGTGACaacg AGGGGAAGCGTCTCCCGGACGACCTCACTCACTACGTCCTGCCCGACGTCAGCGTGGTCGTCGActtcctggagctgctggagttcAGAGAGCTGCAGGGAATCATCTTCACCCAGACAGCATGTCAGGCTGTGcagaccagcagggggcgcag gcAGTACAACCGCCTGCGGACCCTGCTGAAGGACCCCCGGCACGACTGCGTGCTGTTTGCCAACGAGTTCCAGGAATACTCGTACTGCCCCCGGGAGAAGGGCGAGAGCCAGGACAAGTGGCAGAGCAG gtgtgtgtacTCTGCAGCAGTGTGGTACTTTAACCACCTGGCAGGACTGATGGATATCGTGATGATCACAGACGACCAGGAAGCTGTGACTCGCTACAGCAGCCTCAACTCAGGAGTGTACGTCGTCTCCGTCCAG gagtATCTGCAGAGCTTCTGGCCCGAGCTGCCAGCGGCTGGCGAGCTCTACGCCTCCGTGCGCCAGGcgctgcaggagaaggagagcgaggGCAAGGAGGGCGAGTTCACCGAGCACCTCCCGCCTGAGGTCCTGGAGGCGGGCATCAAGTCCGGGCGCTACATCCAG GGGACTCTGAACGTCAGCAAACACCGAGCACAGACGGAGGCCTTCATCAGGACGGAGGATTCCTCCAACAAGAGCTCAG gcGGCTCGGGCGTGTTGGTGTCCGGAGACAAGAACCGGAACCGGGCGATGCACGGGGACGTGGTcgtggtggagctgctgccgAAGAGCGAGTGGCGAGGGAAGACCTCCACCCTGACGGAGGCTCggggggaggagaagagcgGAGAGGGCGGAGACAGCCAGCCGCTGCCTACAG GCCGCGTGGTGGGGGTcctgcagaggagctggagggacTACGTGGTCACGTTCCCCCCCCGGGACGCCACCCAGCCCCAGAGCAGGAACTCCCAGAGGATCCTGGCTGTTCCGTGGGACCATCGCATCCCCAAGATCCGCATCAGCACGCAGCAGGCCGACGCCCTGCAG GGTCACAGAGTGATGGTGCGTATCGACTCGTGGGAAAGCTCCTCCCTCTATCCCAACGGCCACAGCGTGCGGGTCCTGGGTCGAGCCGGGGAGCTGGAGACCGAGGTCCAGACCATCCTCATCGAGAACTGCATCCACGTGCCGGCCTTCTCAGACGCTCAG CTGAAGGAGATGCCGCTCAGCTCGCCTGAGAAGCCGTGGCGGGTGGATCCGGTCCAGGTGGCCGAGCGGCGGGACCTCCGGGACCACCTGGTGTTCAGCATCGACCCGCTGGGCTGCGAGGACGTGGACGACACGCTGTCGGTGCGACGCCTCGCCGGCGGGACGCTGCTGGAGCTCGGCGTCCACATCGCTGACGTCACCCACTTCGTCGGCGAGGGGTCACTCACCGACCTGGAGGCTCGaaccag GGCTACGACCTACTACCTGGCGGACCGGCGGTACGACATGCTTCCTGCGGTGCTCAGCGCCgacctctgctctctgctgggAGGAGTCGACAG GTATGCCATGAGCGTGCTGTGGGAGCTCGACGCCCAAACGCTCGCCGTCAACCAGGTGTGGTTTGGGCGCACCATCATCCGCTCGTCCTACCAGCTGCACTACGAGCTGGCCCAGGCGCTGCTGCACggagagaaggtggaggtgaaggagctGGAGCGGCTGGGctcggaggagaaggaggtgaagctgaCGGAGCTCACCCGGGCTCTGGAGACGCTCACACACGTAGCGAGACACCTGAGAGCTCAGAGGGACCGAggaggagcgctggagctggagggggTGGAG GTCCGAGCCCAGCTGGACGAGGGGGGGAACATCACGGCCCTGGTGCCCCGGCAGCCGCTGGAGGTCCACGAGACCGTGGCCGAGTGCATGATCTACGCCAACCACTGGGTGGCGCGCAAGATCCAGGAGGCCTTCCCTCATCAGGCGCTGCTGAGGTTTCACCCGCCCCCCCGGCAGGAGTTCTTCGGCCAGCTGGTGGAGAGCGCCAAGGCCGGAGGGTACACCATCGACACCAG GACCAACAAGGCTTTAGCCGACTCCCTGGACCGGGCCGTGGACCCCCAGGACCCGCTGGTGAACAGGCTGCTGAGGATGATGACCACGCAGGCCATGTCCGAGGCGCTGTACTTCTCCACCGGGGCTCAGCCCGTGGACCAGTTCTATCATTACG GTCTGGCTCTGGACCGCTACACCCACTTCACCTCCCCCATCCGACGCTACGCCGACGTGGTCGTGCACCGCCTTCTCACCGCCGCCCTCGCCgccgagaggggggggggccccGGGAGAGCTGCATCCAGTAACAAGGAACTGGAAGAGATGGCTCAGCACATCAACAACAGGAACAGG GCCGCCAAGCGAGCGCAGAAGTTATCCACAGAGCTGTTTCAGTGTCTCTACTTCAAGGAGAGAGATCCTCAGACGGATCGGCGCTGCGTGGCCGACGCCGTCATCTACTCCATCAGGGACAACGGCGTGCTGGTGTTTGTCTCCGA GTACGGCGTGAAGGGCCCGGTGTACCTGAAGAACCGGGAGGGCCTGGTGGTGGCGTCCGGCCCGGACGGAGGCTGCGAGTGGCAGAGCGGCTCGGTGCGGCGCTCCCACGACCACATCAGCACCGCCTCCAGCTGCGGCACCTCCACCTTCAGGCTGTTCGACCACGTCACG gtccGTATCTCCGTCCACTCGTCCCACTGCCACGCCGACCGGCTCGACCTGGAGCTGGTCAGCAACCGGCCGCACCgcagcgccgccgccgcccccccccagcagcccaGCGCCCAGGGCCGCAGCCAGCTGGTGCAGGAGGTGGTGCGCCTGGCGGAGGAGGCCACCCAGCAGAAGGCCGCCCGGAGGCCCAAGCtctccagggaggagagagagttcaGTCAGAGCAAAACCCCAAATCTGTACTCGCTGCTGGAGGAGGTTCGAGAGCTGGCTCTGagggacctggacctggacctggacctggacccgGTCCCTCCGGTGTGTGCGTCCACGGCTTAG
- the tipin gene encoding TIMELESS-interacting protein: MDLDSSYVQRPEDEAFPPLPPPHSPGQGGGEDREPFGNEEDDDEGNVSKLDEVPAAKRKGVKRPQPKLDSQRLISERGLPALRTMFDHVHFKGKGHEAADLKLLMQKMENWAHRLFPKLQFEDFIDKVEKLGNKKEVQTCLKRIRLDMPLTHEDFNEGEEAAAPLPLFEDPDPFSGGSFSHEVQRHAHYTPAPAAPSPAAPPSLSEEQQRRMELNRQRALERRLARHRQQEADSAHSQAVDTSADESASVSSANVLNKSKVDEEVTERLDLEPKGSSTPPPSLTPPTEPPSLTPPTDPPSLTPPTQPPSQTPPTDPPSLTPPTDPPSLTPPTDPPSLTPPTDPPSLPPPTDPPSLTPPTDQPSRTPPTDPPSLTPPTDPEASAESSQREDETSQQPIIVLRPM, translated from the exons ATGGATCTGGACTCCTCCTACGTCCAGCGCCCCGAGGACGAGGCgttcccccccctcccgccgCCCCACTCCCCGGGacagggggggggcgaggaCAGAGAACCTTTTGGAAACG aggaggacgatgatGAAGGCAACGTGTCCAAGCTGGATGAGGTTCCTGCTGCCAAGAGGAAGGGAGTGAAGAGGCCGCAGCCCAAACTGGACTCACAGAG GCTGATCTCGGAGAGAGGACTTCCTGCTCTGAGAACCATGTTCGACCACGTCCACTTCAAAGGGAAAGGACACGAG GCTGCAGATCTGAAGCTGCTGATGCAGAAGATGGAGAACTGGGCTCACAGGCTGTTTCCCAAGCTGCAGTTTGAAGACTTCATCGACAAAGTGGAGAAACTGGGAAACAAGAAAGAAGTGCAG ACTTGTCTGAAGCGGATTCGACTGGACATGCCTCTGACCCACGAAGACTTTAACGAGG gagaagaagcagcagctccactgccCCTGTTTGAAGATCCTGATCCATTCAGTGGAGGGAGCTTCAGTCACGAGGTCCAGAGACACGCCCACTACACgcctgctccagctgctccttcgccagccgcccccccctccctcagcgaggagcagcagcggcgCATGGAGCTGAACCGACAGCGAGCTCTGGAGAGGAGGCTGGCACGCCACCGCCAGCAGGAAGCAG aCTCCGCCCACTCTCAGGCCGTGGACACGTCAGCAGACGAATCAGCTTCTGTGTCTTCTGCAAATGTCCTCAACAAGTCCAAGGTCGACGAGGAGGTGACGGAGCGTTTGGACCTGGAGCCGAAAGGCAGCAGCACACCACCCCCCAGCCTGACTCCACCCACTGAGCCACCCAGCCTGACTCCACCCACCGACCCACCCAGCCTGACTCCACCCACCCAACCCCCCAGCCAGACTCCACCCACCGACCCACCCAGCCTGACTCCACCCACCGACCCACCCAGCCTGACTCCACCCACCGACCCACCAAGCCTGACTCCACCCACAGACCCACCAAGCCTGCCTCCACCCACCGACCCACCAAGCCTGACTCCACCCACTGACCAACCCAGCCGGACTCCACCCACTGACCCACCAAGCCTGACTCCACCCACCGACCCCGAGGCTTCAGCCGAGTCCAGTCAGCGAGAGGACGAGACcagccagcagccaatca TCGTCCTCCGTCCCatgtga
- the LOC132998039 gene encoding lactase-like protein, whose protein sequence is MQFILRTHHVITLVLCVSASEDFDWTKNERTSFYYGTFPTGFSWGVGSSAYQTEGAWNIDGKGASIWDSFAHRKGKIFLNDTGDSSCEGYYKFKDDVTLMKDMKLNHYRFSVSWPRILPSGLKSEHINEKGIKYYDDLINTLLANKITPVVTLYHWDLPQILQEKYGGWQNVSMVDYFNDFANLCFERFGNRVRNWITFNNPWSIAVEGYETGEHAPGLKLKGTGAYRAAHHIIKAHAKVWHTYDTQWRSKQKGLVGISLTADWGEPVDVTNQRDIEAAERYIQFYMGWFATPIFNGDYPQVMKDYVGRKSGQQGLGASRLPVFSAQEKSYIRGTCDFLGLGHFTTRYITQKNYPSGVGDSYFADRDLAELVDPKWPDPGSEWLYSVPWGFRRLLKFVKTQYGNPMIHVTENGVSEKMLCTDLCDDWRMQYHKDYVNEMLKAVKDGVNIKGYTAWSLLDNFEWDEGFSERFGLYYVDFRTKNKTRYPKASVQFYKRIISSNGFPNQREVESWKRKAVETCSSSNQLLAADPLIGHMEMVTEIVVPTVCTLCILLSAVFLMFLLRGRL, encoded by the exons gcTTCTCGTGGGGGGTGGGCAGCTCGGCCTACCAGACTGAAGGAGCGTGGAACATCGATGGAAAAGGAGCGAGCATCTGGGATTCCTTCGCCCACAGGAAGGGGAAGATCTTCCTGAACGACACCGGAGACTCGTCGTGTGAGGGATACTACAAATTCAAG GACGACGTCACCTTGATGAAAGACATGAAGCTGAATCATTATCGTTTCTCCGTCTCCTGGCCGAGGATTTTACCAAGCGGActgaaaa GCGAACACATCAATGAGAAAGGAATCAAATATTACGACGACCTGATCAACACGCTGCTGGCCAATAAGATCACACCTGTGGTGACTCTGTACCACTGGGACTTGCCTCAG ATCCTACAGGAGAAATACGGCGGCTGGCAGAACGTCAGCATGGTCGACTACTTCAACGACTTTGCCAACTTGTGCTTCGAGAGATTTGGAAACCGAGTGAGGAACTGGATCACCTTCAACAACCCGTGG TCGATTGCTGTGGAGGGATATGAGACCGGGGAACATGCACCGGGGCTGAAGCTGAAGGGAACCGGAGCGTACAGGGCGGCCCACCACATCATCAAA GCTCATGCTAAAGTCTGGCACACGTATGACACCCAGTGGAGAAGCAAACAAAAAG gcctGGTGGGGATCTCTCTCACAGCCGACTGGGGGGAACCGGTGGACGTCACCAACCAGAGGGACATCgaagcagcagagagatacATCCAGTTCTACATGGGCTGGTTTGCGACTCCCATCTTCAACGGGGATTATCCCCAAGTTATGAAAGATTACGTCG GCAGGAAGAGCGGCCAGCAGGGCCTGGGAGCTTCACGCCTCCCCGTCTTCTCAGCTCAGGAGAAGAGTTACATCAGAGGAACCTGTGACTTCCTGGGCCTCGGACATTTCACCACCCGCTACATCACCCAGAAGAATTACCCGTCGGGCGTGGGCGACAGCTACTTCGCTGACCGTGACCTGGCCGAGCTGGTGGACCCCAAGTGGCCCGACCCCGGCTCCGAGTGGCTCTACTCGGTCCCCTGGGGCTTCAGGCGCCTGCTGAAGTTTGTCAAG ACTCAGTACGGGAACCCGATGATCCACGTGACGGAGAACGGCGTCTCGGAGAAGATGCTCTGCACCGACCTCTGTGACGACTGGAGGATGCAGTACCACAAAGACTACGTCAACGAGATGCTCAAAG CGGTTAAAGACGGGGTCAACATCAAGGGCTACACAGCCTGGTCGCTGCTGGACAACTTCGAGTGGGACGAAGGATTCTCCGAGCGGTTCGGCCTGTACTACGTGGACTTCAGGACCAAGAACAAGACCCGTTACCCGAAGGCCTCGGTCCAGTTCTACAAACGCATCATCAGCTCCAACGGCTTCCCCAACCAGAGAGAG gtggagAGCTGGAAGAGGAAAGCTGTGGAGACCTGCTCCTCCAGTAACCAGCTCCTGGCTGCAG aTCCGTTGATCGGTCACATGGAGATGGTCACAGAGATCGTGGTTCCCACCGTGTGCACGCTCTGCATCCTGCTCAGCGCcgtgttcctcatgttcctgcTGCGTGGACgcctctga